In a single window of the Silvimonas iriomotensis genome:
- a CDS encoding NAD(P)/FAD-dependent oxidoreductase, with amino-acid sequence MPVCDVVVVGAGAAGMMCAATAGQRGRKVVLIDHATKLAEKIRISGGGRCNFTNLDARPECYLSDNPHYVKSALARYSQHDFIKLVQKHGLGFHEKTLGQLFCDDGSQAIIDMLKAEVDDGGATWRMGTAVLAVRQVEGGFEVETAAETWQCQSLVVASGGLSIPQIGATAWGYELAKQFGLNMLPTTAALVPLTFQPQDLWTELAGVAIDDVEVRSGKGKFREAILLTHRGVSGPAILQISSYWQPGQPITINLLPDVDMAEWLASASRDAYLLTILSEKLPRSFAQAFISRWGQNLPLKQYSPKQLASLTPALQQWQIVPSGTVGYKKAEVTRGGVDTRGLDSKTMMAKSVPGLYFIGEVVDVTGWLGGYNFQWAWSSGYAAGSAA; translated from the coding sequence ATGCCGGTCTGTGATGTTGTTGTTGTAGGTGCCGGTGCGGCAGGCATGATGTGCGCGGCCACAGCAGGCCAGCGTGGCCGCAAGGTGGTGTTGATCGACCACGCCACCAAACTGGCAGAGAAAATCCGTATTTCTGGCGGTGGCCGCTGCAATTTCACCAATCTGGATGCCCGGCCGGAGTGTTATCTCTCGGATAACCCGCATTACGTCAAATCTGCGCTGGCGCGTTACTCGCAGCACGACTTCATCAAGCTGGTACAAAAACACGGCCTCGGGTTTCATGAAAAAACCCTGGGCCAGTTGTTCTGTGACGATGGCTCGCAAGCCATCATCGACATGCTCAAGGCCGAGGTGGATGACGGCGGCGCGACCTGGCGCATGGGTACGGCGGTGCTGGCAGTACGCCAGGTGGAAGGCGGGTTTGAGGTAGAGACCGCCGCAGAGACCTGGCAGTGCCAGTCTTTGGTGGTGGCCAGTGGCGGGTTGTCGATCCCGCAAATCGGCGCTACGGCGTGGGGCTACGAGCTGGCAAAACAGTTTGGCCTGAACATGTTGCCTACAACGGCGGCGCTGGTGCCGCTGACCTTCCAGCCGCAGGACTTGTGGACAGAACTGGCCGGCGTGGCGATTGATGACGTGGAAGTGCGCAGTGGCAAGGGCAAGTTCCGCGAGGCCATCTTGCTGACGCACCGCGGGGTGTCGGGTCCGGCCATTTTGCAGATTTCATCGTATTGGCAGCCGGGCCAGCCGATCACCATCAACCTCTTGCCGGATGTTGATATGGCCGAATGGCTGGCATCGGCCAGCCGCGATGCGTACCTGCTGACCATCCTCTCGGAAAAACTCCCGCGCAGCTTTGCCCAGGCCTTTATCAGCCGCTGGGGCCAGAACCTGCCACTCAAGCAATACAGCCCCAAACAACTGGCCAGCCTGACGCCGGCATTGCAGCAATGGCAGATCGTGCCGTCCGGCACGGTGGGTTACAAAAAGGCCGAGGTCACGCGGGGCGGGGTGGATACGCGCGGTCTGGACTCCAAAACCATGATGGCCAAAAGCGTGCCGGGCCTGTACTTCATTGGGGAGGTGGTGGATGTCACGGGCTGGCTGGGGGGCTATAACTTCCAGTGGGCATGGTCATCCGGCTATGCCGCAGGGAGTGCGGCCTGA
- the trpS gene encoding tryptophan--tRNA ligase has product MSTNTVTSSDIILTGDRTTGPLHLGHFVGSLRNRVMLQDVCKQYLLLADTQALTDNMGNYTKVSDNVLQVALDYLAVGIDPAKSTIFIQSLVPELPELFSYYLNLVTVSRLERNPTIKDEIKLRGFERDIPAGFMTYPVAQAADISAFKATVVPVGADQIPMIEQTNEVVRKFNASVNQEILVECRALVPENGARLPGIDGKAKMSKSLGNSLTLGASSDDITKAVKMMYTDPNHLRVADPGQVEGNVVFTYLDVFDTDIEKVAELKAHYQRGGLGDSVIKRYLEEKLQALLAPIRARREELAAHPDQVMAILKAGTEKAREQTAKTLDEVKRAMGIVYF; this is encoded by the coding sequence ATGTCTACCAATACCGTCACGTCCAGCGACATCATCCTGACCGGTGACCGCACCACCGGCCCGCTGCACCTGGGCCACTTTGTCGGCTCTTTGCGCAACCGCGTCATGCTGCAAGACGTTTGCAAACAGTATCTGCTGCTGGCCGATACCCAGGCGCTGACCGACAACATGGGCAATTACACCAAGGTCAGCGACAACGTCCTGCAAGTGGCGCTGGATTACCTGGCCGTGGGTATTGATCCTGCCAAGAGCACGATCTTTATCCAGAGCCTGGTGCCGGAACTGCCGGAACTGTTCTCTTACTATCTGAACCTGGTGACGGTCTCGCGGCTGGAACGCAACCCGACCATCAAGGATGAAATCAAGCTGCGCGGCTTTGAGCGCGATATTCCGGCCGGTTTCATGACCTACCCGGTGGCGCAGGCGGCCGATATCAGCGCGTTCAAGGCGACCGTGGTGCCAGTCGGTGCGGATCAGATCCCGATGATCGAGCAAACCAACGAAGTGGTGCGCAAGTTCAACGCCAGCGTGAACCAGGAAATCCTGGTCGAATGCCGCGCTCTGGTGCCGGAAAACGGCGCGCGCCTGCCAGGCATTGATGGCAAGGCCAAGATGTCCAAGTCTTTGGGCAACTCGCTGACGCTGGGCGCATCAAGCGACGACATCACCAAAGCCGTGAAGATGATGTACACCGATCCCAACCACCTGCGCGTGGCCGACCCCGGCCAGGTGGAAGGCAACGTGGTGTTCACCTATCTGGACGTGTTTGATACGGATATCGAAAAGGTGGCTGAGCTAAAAGCGCACTACCAGCGCGGCGGCTTGGGCGACAGCGTGATCAAGCGTTATCTGGAAGAAAAACTGCAAGCGCTGCTGGCCCCGATCCGCGCGCGCCGCGAAGAACTGGCCGCGCATCCGGATCAGGTCATGGCGATCCTGAAAGCCGGCACCGAGAAAGCCCGCGAGCAGACGGCGAAGACGCTTGATGAAGTCAAACGCGCCATGGGCATTGTGTACTTCTGA
- a CDS encoding DUF924 family protein has protein sequence MSDTPLIHRASPEGKVKSGRRPHKVTPDTVLAFWFGCPDDPDFNQPRKVWFEKDEAFDHVIRRHFEGALHDAAKGKLDGWGKDAQGALALVILLDQFSRNLFRGSAQAFAQDERARHWANVALEHGWDQQVAPVQRVFFYLPLEHSEDLAHQHRCVSLMAQFKGNPEMENYYDYAVKHHAVIEEFGRFPHRNAVLGRENTTAEEVHLALPGSGF, from the coding sequence ATGTCCGATACCCCGCTCATCCACCGCGCCAGCCCGGAAGGCAAGGTTAAATCTGGCCGCCGCCCGCACAAAGTCACGCCAGATACCGTGCTGGCATTCTGGTTTGGCTGCCCGGACGACCCGGACTTCAACCAGCCGCGCAAAGTATGGTTTGAGAAAGACGAGGCCTTTGATCACGTGATCCGCCGCCACTTTGAAGGGGCGCTGCACGACGCCGCCAAGGGCAAGCTGGATGGCTGGGGCAAAGATGCGCAAGGCGCGCTGGCCCTTGTGATCCTGCTGGATCAGTTTTCCCGCAATCTGTTCCGCGGTTCCGCGCAGGCATTTGCCCAGGACGAACGCGCCCGCCACTGGGCCAATGTGGCGCTGGAACATGGCTGGGATCAGCAAGTTGCCCCGGTGCAGCGCGTGTTCTTTTACCTGCCGCTGGAACACTCGGAAGACCTGGCGCATCAACATCGGTGCGTATCACTGATGGCGCAGTTCAAGGGTAACCCTGAGATGGAAAACTATTACGATTACGCCGTGAAGCACCATGCAGTGATCGAAGAATTTGGACGGTTTCCGCACCGCAATGCGGTGTTGGGGCGGGAGAATACGACGGCGGAAGAGGTGCATCTGGCGTTGCCGGGGAGCGGGTTTTGA
- a CDS encoding ABC transporter ATP-binding protein — translation MAEAQIRIEHASKVFASAGGDVEALRDINIDIPAGQFVCLLGPSGCGKSTLLNAVAGFSLASAGQVLVAGKPVTDTGPDRGMVFQEYALFPWMTVAQNIGFGLQIRKTPAAALKQTVDRLLETLRLTEFKDRFPKDLSGGMRQRVAIARILALDSPIMLMDEPFGALDALTRRSLQDELLKIQASLKKTVLFVTHSIEESIYLADRIIALSYRPGTVKLDIAVDLPRPRDASSAEFNALKRQLADVVMHEQERHQEAEVRGLTVD, via the coding sequence GTGGCTGAAGCGCAAATCCGGATTGAACACGCCAGTAAAGTGTTCGCTTCTGCGGGGGGCGATGTCGAAGCCCTGCGCGATATCAATATCGATATCCCGGCTGGCCAGTTTGTCTGTTTGCTGGGGCCGTCCGGCTGCGGCAAATCCACGCTGCTCAACGCCGTGGCCGGGTTCTCTCTGGCCAGTGCCGGGCAAGTGCTGGTGGCAGGTAAACCGGTGACCGATACCGGCCCTGATCGTGGCATGGTGTTTCAGGAATACGCGCTGTTCCCCTGGATGACCGTGGCCCAGAACATCGGCTTTGGTTTGCAGATCCGCAAAACGCCTGCCGCCGCGCTCAAACAAACCGTAGACCGGCTGCTGGAAACACTGCGGCTGACCGAATTCAAAGACCGCTTCCCCAAGGATTTGTCTGGCGGCATGCGCCAGCGCGTGGCCATTGCGCGGATTCTGGCGCTTGATTCCCCCATCATGCTGATGGATGAACCCTTTGGCGCGCTCGATGCGCTCACCCGCCGCAGCTTGCAGGATGAACTGCTGAAGATTCAGGCGTCGCTGAAAAAGACGGTGCTGTTTGTCACGCACAGCATTGAAGAATCCATCTATCTGGCCGACCGCATCATTGCGCTGTCTTACCGGCCGGGGACGGTGAAGCTGGATATCGCCGTTGATTTACCCCGCCCGCGTGACGCCAGTTCGGCTGAGTTTAATGCGCTCAAACGGCAGTTGGCCGATGTGGTGATGCATGAGCAGGAACGGCACCAGGAGGCAGAGGTGCGTGGGTTGACGGTGGATTGA
- a CDS encoding ABC transporter permease — translation MADSRLKAALRGLWVPLTLLILWQLASTLKWINPQVLPSPVQVVVRWWAYLTPADPYDPASGSKLAWLFSGELIRDAIGSLTRVVSGFAIGTVLALPLGLAMGASTRVNDWFNPLIQLIRPIPPIAFIPLSILWFGLGNPPAIFLIALGAFFPVLMNTIAGVQHVDLIYLRAARNLGADRFTLFTRVIMPAATPYILSGARIGMGTAFIVVIVAEMIAVNNGLGFRILEAREYFWSDKIIAGMLSIGLIGLAIDLIMARINNHLLRWHRGLERDRG, via the coding sequence GTGGCTGATTCCCGTCTCAAAGCCGCCTTGCGCGGGCTGTGGGTGCCGCTGACGTTGCTGATCCTCTGGCAACTGGCCTCTACCCTTAAATGGATCAACCCGCAGGTGTTGCCTTCGCCCGTGCAGGTGGTGGTGCGCTGGTGGGCGTACCTGACCCCGGCTGATCCGTACGACCCCGCAAGTGGCAGCAAACTGGCGTGGCTGTTTTCTGGCGAACTGATCCGTGACGCCATTGGCAGCCTGACCCGCGTGGTCTCCGGCTTTGCCATCGGCACGGTGCTGGCGCTGCCGTTGGGATTGGCGATGGGTGCCAGTACGCGGGTGAACGACTGGTTCAACCCGCTGATTCAGCTGATCCGGCCCATTCCGCCGATTGCGTTTATTCCGTTGTCGATCCTGTGGTTTGGCCTGGGTAACCCGCCCGCCATTTTCCTGATTGCGCTGGGCGCGTTTTTTCCGGTGCTGATGAACACCATCGCCGGCGTGCAGCATGTTGATCTCATTTACCTGCGCGCTGCGCGCAATCTGGGCGCGGACCGTTTCACGCTGTTCACCCGCGTGATCATGCCCGCCGCTACGCCATATATTTTGTCCGGCGCGCGCATTGGCATGGGCACGGCGTTTATTGTGGTGATCGTGGCGGAGATGATTGCCGTGAACAACGGCCTGGGGTTCCGCATTCTGGAAGCGCGGGAGTATTTCTGGTCCGACAAAATCATTGCCGGCATGCTCAGCATTGGCCTGATCGGGCTGGCGATTGATCTGATCATGGCGCGGATCAACAACCATTTGCTGCGCTGGCATCGTGGCCTGGAGCGGGATCGTGGCTGA
- a CDS encoding ABC transporter substrate-binding protein: protein MQARWFLAGVVLAATAGQAFCDDDVIRLGNLKFAHYGAISYMKELAPKCGIKIEERMFAKGLDIMPAIVAGDIDVAASAADAAIAGRAGGAPIFAVAGFAKGGARIVVAAGSPIKKVADMKGKKIGVARGGAQELLLLAELAKAGLTWSDQPGKDVQIVYLPFADLNQALMQKQIDAMAQSEPQASQAINKGFGTELLKPYDTPMGEPIRTLVMTEKLYNNKPLAAKFMKCFVQSTRAFMDDPKLAQNYVVNNMFKGQITPDDYKDAIENSPFAYELTVEHIQTTTDFMVKYGVGRMAKPPVAKDWVKLDLLDQAKKSLNVK from the coding sequence ATGCAAGCTCGCTGGTTTCTGGCAGGTGTGGTGCTGGCTGCAACGGCCGGCCAGGCGTTCTGTGACGATGACGTCATCCGCCTTGGCAACCTCAAGTTCGCCCATTACGGCGCGATCTCTTACATGAAAGAACTGGCCCCCAAATGCGGGATCAAGATTGAAGAGCGCATGTTTGCCAAGGGGCTGGATATCATGCCGGCCATTGTGGCGGGCGATATCGATGTGGCGGCCAGCGCTGCGGATGCGGCCATTGCCGGGCGCGCGGGCGGGGCGCCGATCTTTGCCGTGGCGGGGTTTGCCAAGGGCGGCGCGCGCATTGTGGTCGCTGCCGGTTCGCCCATCAAGAAAGTGGCCGACATGAAGGGCAAGAAGATCGGCGTGGCGCGTGGCGGGGCGCAGGAACTCTTGCTGCTGGCTGAACTGGCCAAAGCCGGGCTGACCTGGTCTGACCAGCCGGGCAAGGACGTGCAGATTGTCTATCTGCCGTTTGCCGATCTGAACCAGGCGCTGATGCAAAAGCAGATCGACGCCATGGCGCAATCTGAACCGCAGGCCTCGCAAGCCATCAACAAGGGCTTTGGTACCGAATTGCTCAAGCCGTACGACACGCCCATGGGCGAGCCGATCCGAACCCTGGTGATGACGGAAAAGCTCTACAACAACAAGCCACTGGCCGCCAAATTCATGAAGTGTTTTGTGCAATCCACCCGCGCGTTCATGGATGACCCCAAGCTGGCGCAGAACTATGTGGTCAACAACATGTTCAAGGGCCAGATCACGCCCGATGATTACAAAGACGCCATCGAAAACTCGCCGTTTGCCTATGAGTTGACGGTGGAGCATATCCAGACCACGACGGATTTCATGGTCAAGTATGGGGTAGGGCGCATGGCCAAACCGCCGGTGGCCAAAGACTGGGTGAAGCTTGATCTGCTGGATCAGGCCAAAAAATCGCTCAACGTGAAGTGA
- the hslO gene encoding Hsp33 family molecular chaperone HslO has translation MQDILERFVFEEAPVRGEVVQLHDTVHEVMSRHNYPPVLQKRIGELMAAAALLSATLKFEGTMIMQLHGSGPVKLIVVECTSDMTLRATARWDGDIPDAELGDLLGKGRFIITLDPDEGETYQGIVAYESGQSVAQIIEHYMQHSEQLETRMWLTSQNGGAAGLLVQKMPAGKGDADAWDRVQKLAETITDDELLGLAPRDVLYRLFHQEIVRVFDPQTPRFSCTCSRERVGGMLKMVGREEVESVIQERKKVDVTCEFCGKEYEFDAVDVAQLFTGAAAVPPGPQVH, from the coding sequence ATGCAAGACATTCTGGAACGATTTGTATTTGAAGAAGCGCCCGTGCGTGGCGAAGTCGTGCAATTGCACGACACCGTGCACGAGGTCATGAGCCGCCACAACTACCCGCCGGTGCTGCAAAAGCGCATTGGCGAACTGATGGCCGCCGCCGCGCTGTTGTCGGCCACGCTCAAGTTTGAAGGCACCATGATCATGCAGCTGCACGGCTCCGGCCCGGTGAAGCTGATTGTGGTCGAATGCACCAGCGACATGACCCTGCGTGCCACCGCCCGCTGGGATGGCGATATCCCGGACGCCGAACTGGGCGATTTGCTGGGCAAGGGCCGCTTCATCATCACGCTGGACCCGGACGAAGGCGAGACCTATCAGGGCATCGTGGCCTATGAATCGGGCCAGAGCGTTGCCCAGATCATCGAACACTACATGCAGCACTCCGAGCAACTGGAAACCCGCATGTGGCTGACCAGCCAGAACGGCGGCGCCGCCGGCTTGCTGGTGCAGAAAATGCCCGCCGGCAAAGGCGATGCCGATGCGTGGGACCGCGTGCAGAAACTGGCCGAAACCATCACCGACGACGAGCTGCTGGGCCTGGCCCCGCGTGACGTGCTCTACCGCCTGTTCCACCAGGAAATCGTCCGCGTGTTCGACCCGCAAACCCCGCGCTTTTCTTGCACGTGCTCGCGCGAGCGCGTTGGCGGCATGCTCAAGATGGTCGGCCGCGAAGAAGTGGAAAGCGTGATCCAGGAACGCAAGAAGGTCGACGTGACCTGCGAATTCTGTGGCAAAGAGTACGAGTTCGACGCCGTCGACGTCGCCCAGCTCTTTACCGGCGCAGCCGCAGTGCCGCCCGGCCCGCAAGTACATTGA
- a CDS encoding MFS transporter, whose translation MTTVVVVRKGNQVAIAADSQSTFGETRLGAGLDAQWNKIFEAHGGYFAISGSAAHDLVLQAALKKPKKLDFSSRPAIFESFRKLHVKLKDDFFLKTEEEDNDPYESSQMTVLLANPHGIYGIFSLREVYEYSRFWAIGSGADYALGAIHAHYDNPKMDATELARIGVEAGCAFDVNSSLPMTSYTIELAKA comes from the coding sequence ATGACCACGGTTGTGGTAGTCCGTAAAGGAAACCAGGTCGCCATTGCGGCGGATAGTCAGTCCACCTTTGGCGAAACCCGCCTTGGTGCGGGGCTGGATGCACAATGGAACAAGATTTTTGAAGCACACGGCGGGTATTTTGCGATCTCGGGCAGTGCCGCGCATGACCTTGTCTTGCAGGCCGCGCTCAAGAAACCCAAAAAACTGGACTTCAGCAGCCGTCCGGCCATTTTTGAGAGCTTTCGCAAACTGCACGTTAAACTGAAAGACGACTTCTTCCTCAAGACCGAAGAAGAAGACAACGACCCGTATGAATCGAGCCAGATGACTGTTTTGCTGGCCAATCCGCATGGCATTTACGGCATTTTCAGCCTGCGCGAGGTCTACGAATACAGTCGTTTCTGGGCCATCGGCAGCGGCGCGGATTATGCGCTGGGTGCCATCCATGCACATTACGACAACCCGAAAATGGACGCGACGGAACTGGCGCGGATCGGCGTTGAAGCCGGTTGCGCGTTTGATGTGAATTCGTCGCTGCCCATGACCAGCTATACCATCGAGCTCGCCAAAGCCTGA
- a CDS encoding CinA family protein, with amino-acid sequence MPQDATYPTYVLAEELGHLLLAHGQTVTTAESCTGGLIAGAITDVPGSSNWFERGFVTYANIAKVDMLGVPPMFLETVGAVSEPVVAAMAQGAADAARAQWAVAVSGVAGPGGGSAEKPVGTVWFAWATPMGIETERRIFSGDRHAVRAATVQHALRKLIAFIKDNQ; translated from the coding sequence ATGCCGCAAGACGCCACTTACCCCACTTACGTCCTGGCCGAAGAACTCGGCCACCTGCTGCTGGCCCACGGTCAGACTGTCACCACCGCAGAATCCTGCACCGGTGGCCTGATCGCCGGTGCGATCACGGATGTGCCCGGTTCCAGCAACTGGTTCGAGCGTGGTTTTGTCACCTACGCCAATATCGCCAAGGTCGACATGCTGGGCGTGCCGCCCATGTTCCTGGAAACCGTCGGCGCAGTCAGCGAGCCCGTGGTTGCCGCCATGGCGCAAGGCGCGGCAGACGCTGCCCGGGCGCAGTGGGCGGTGGCGGTGTCCGGTGTGGCGGGGCCGGGTGGCGGGTCGGCAGAAAAGCCGGTCGGCACGGTCTGGTTTGCCTGGGCCACGCCCATGGGGATAGAAACAGAACGCAGGATTTTCAGCGGTGATCGCCACGCCGTGCGCGCCGCCACTGTGCAGCACGCATTGCGCAAACTCATCGCATTCATCAAGGATAATCAATGA
- the orn gene encoding oligoribonuclease: protein MAQDQNNLLWLDMEMTGLDPDNDRIIELAIVVTDSQLNIIAESPSWAVHQPDSVLDAMDDWNKGTHGRSGLIDRIKASTLSVADVEREALAFVQEYVPQRTSPMCGNSICQDRRFMARGMPQLEEWFHYRNLDVSTLKELCKRWQPEIARQFKKQGKHTALADIHESIEELKFYREHFLRVPATPLIVD, encoded by the coding sequence ATGGCACAAGACCAGAACAATCTGCTCTGGCTGGACATGGAAATGACCGGTCTGGACCCGGATAACGACCGCATCATTGAACTTGCCATCGTCGTTACCGACAGCCAGTTGAACATCATTGCCGAAAGCCCGTCCTGGGCCGTGCATCAGCCCGACAGCGTGCTGGACGCCATGGACGACTGGAACAAAGGCACGCATGGCCGTTCCGGCCTGATCGACCGCATCAAGGCCTCGACCCTGAGCGTGGCCGATGTCGAACGCGAAGCACTGGCCTTCGTGCAAGAGTACGTCCCGCAGCGCACCTCGCCCATGTGCGGCAACTCCATCTGCCAGGACCGCCGCTTCATGGCCCGCGGCATGCCGCAACTGGAAGAATGGTTCCACTACCGCAACCTGGACGTCTCTACGCTCAAGGAACTGTGCAAACGCTGGCAACCCGAGATCGCCCGCCAGTTCAAGAAACAAGGCAAGCACACCGCTCTGGCCGACATTCACGAGTCGATTGAAGAACTCAAGTTCTACCGCGAACACTTCTTGCGCGTGCCCGCCACGCCGCTGATTGTGGATTGA
- a CDS encoding DoxX family protein, with protein sequence MAARILLALLYLLSGLSKVTAFDGAVQYAASHNLPLPQVGIVIAILVELPLAILLILGWQTRLLAWVFAIYTVATALFFHNFWDVADAAQHGNQFIHFWKNIAITGGYLALAGAGSGRIAIRPD encoded by the coding sequence TTGGCTGCGCGTATCCTGCTGGCCCTGCTTTATCTGCTGAGCGGTTTGTCCAAAGTGACGGCGTTTGACGGCGCGGTGCAATACGCGGCGTCGCACAATCTGCCCTTGCCACAAGTGGGCATTGTGATTGCCATCCTGGTTGAATTGCCGCTGGCAATCTTGCTGATCCTGGGCTGGCAGACGCGCTTGCTGGCCTGGGTGTTTGCCATCTATACCGTGGCCACGGCGCTGTTCTTTCACAACTTCTGGGATGTCGCGGACGCCGCCCAGCACGGCAACCAGTTCATTCATTTCTGGAAAAACATCGCCATCACCGGGGGTTACCTGGCGCTGGCGGGTGCCGGCAGCGGCCGTATTGCGATCCGGCCAGACTAG
- a CDS encoding sugar dehydrogenase complex small subunit: protein MSDPHAILPDQPASAGRRRVLIASGLLLGSLALSGRLVQTVLADTPARDAAFLQLSQLLTGRPQLDATIAHRFYSALGVSNGQLDSQIQEIAGEAQTNSLTSAEELLAALDANKPELAKTARTIIAAWYSGVVGEGPQALVITYADALMFDLTKDATMPPSYCQAAPLYWSAKPPLA, encoded by the coding sequence ATGAGTGATCCACACGCAATCTTGCCAGATCAACCCGCCAGCGCAGGCCGCCGCCGCGTGCTGATCGCGTCTGGCCTGTTGCTGGGTTCGCTGGCGCTATCGGGGCGGCTGGTGCAGACGGTGCTGGCCGATACGCCGGCCCGTGACGCGGCGTTTTTGCAGTTGTCGCAACTGCTCACCGGCCGGCCACAACTGGATGCCACCATCGCTCACCGGTTTTATTCGGCACTGGGCGTCAGCAATGGCCAGCTGGATAGCCAGATTCAGGAGATCGCCGGTGAAGCGCAGACCAACAGTCTGACCAGCGCCGAGGAATTGCTGGCGGCGCTGGATGCCAACAAGCCAGAACTGGCCAAAACCGCCCGCACGATCATTGCAGCGTGGTATTCCGGCGTGGTGGGCGAAGGCCCGCAAGCGCTGGTCATTACCTATGCGGATGCCTTGATGTTTGATCTCACCAAGGATGCCACCATGCCCCCGTCTTATTGTCAGGCCGCGCCGCTGTACTGGTCGGCCAAGCCGCCTCTGGCCTGA